TATCAATCCAACTAAAATAAAATGAATTCTTCCTATTGGTCATATTCAACCAAATAATTTTCTAATTAATCAAATAAAACAGAATTAAAAAAAAAAAAAAAAATACAAATTTGTATAGATAATAAAAATGAAAAAATATCGTTTTTAAATTAATGACCTAGCTCATGAAGCGTCCTTTCAGCCAGTTCATTCATTCGAATAGAGGTCCTGCCACTTCCAGAGAATTCGTCATCAGAAATTAATGATGCAATTTCACTGCATAAAACAAATATGGCATGTTTGTGTTCGGCCTTGCTCCTGTGAACATGAACCGGACTTATACCTAAGTTTTTATAAGTATCAAATTGTGTATCAGGTCCGCTTTCCTCAAAATACTTTTTCATTTGTGCCATCATAGTATGAAGCTGTATCAACTCTTCTTTGTGCATTTTCTTCCCATCCTTCAACTACAAATAATTTAATCGATATGTTATCGAAAAGGACATATCAATTACCTAATTTCATTCACGAACCAGTACAAAAAGGATTTTATAGGAATGACACTTCCTAGCAATCAACCATAAATATTTCTAAATAATCTTCATGATTAATTTGATTTGAAGACCATAAACAAAAGATTCAAACATGTTGCTAGTGTATTAATAAAATATGCCCTATGCCATATTTGATAGAGACTCATTCATAGCTCGAACCGGTCTGGGGCCTGATATGAAGGTATTGATTATAGGCCCTGATAGTAAAGCAGCTATCCAGATAGCAAAAAATGTGGAAACCACAGTTGCAATAGCTGTTTCAAATCCACAACAATCCCGGGGCTTACGAGCAGTTTCACCACATAATCTTAATCCTTTGATTGCAGAATTTACACATCTTCCATTTAAGAATGAGGCTATTGATATTATTTTTTCATACCATTCATTAAATAGTGTCCC
This genomic interval from Methanosarcinales archaeon contains the following:
- a CDS encoding UPF0058 family protein, giving the protein MHKEELIQLHTMMAQMKKYFEESGPDTQFDTYKNLGISPVHVHRSKAEHKHAIFVLCSEIASLISDDEFSGSGRTSIRMNELAERTLHELGH